Proteins from a single region of Akkermansiaceae bacterium:
- the xth gene encoding exodeoxyribonuclease III, with protein sequence MKLISWNVNGIRATLGKGFGDFVTASKPDILCLQETKARPEQVTLPPELEGYHGFWDVAQKPGYSGVAVFTREQPLDVRMGLGMDEHDKEGRVLTLEYPDFHLVNVYTPNSQDGLRRLPYRLTWDLAFRRHVSGLAKTKPVIFCGDLNVAHQEIDIARPKENRLSAGFSDEERASFGELLGAGFTDTFRHLYPDKREAYSWWSFRGGARSRNVGWRIDYFGVSQPFMDRVKDAVIMPEVTGSDHCPVGITLA encoded by the coding sequence ATGAAATTGATCTCCTGGAATGTGAACGGCATCCGCGCCACGCTGGGCAAGGGCTTCGGCGACTTCGTCACCGCCTCGAAACCGGACATCCTCTGCCTGCAGGAAACCAAGGCACGGCCGGAGCAGGTCACCCTGCCACCGGAGCTGGAAGGCTACCATGGCTTCTGGGATGTGGCGCAGAAGCCGGGCTACTCCGGCGTGGCCGTCTTCACCCGGGAGCAACCGCTCGACGTCCGCATGGGCCTGGGCATGGACGAACATGACAAGGAAGGCCGCGTGCTGACGCTGGAGTATCCGGACTTCCACCTGGTGAATGTCTATACGCCCAACTCCCAGGACGGCCTGCGCCGCCTGCCCTACCGCCTCACCTGGGACCTCGCCTTCCGCCGCCATGTCTCCGGACTGGCGAAGACGAAGCCGGTCATCTTCTGCGGTGACCTGAACGTCGCCCACCAGGAGATCGACATCGCCCGGCCAAAAGAGAACCGCCTTTCCGCAGGCTTCTCCGACGAGGAACGGGCCAGCTTCGGCGAACTGCTCGGCGCGGGCTTCACCGATACCTTCCGCCACCTTTACCCGGACAAGCGGGAGGCCTATTCCTGGTGGTCGTTCCGTGGCGGCGCGCGCTCGCGGAACGTCGGCTGGAGGATCGACTACTTCGGTGTTTCGCAGCCATTCATGGATCGCGTGAAGGACGCGGTCATCATGCCTGAGGTCACCGGTTCCGACCATTGTCCGGTCGGGATCACCCTTGCCTGA
- the queA gene encoding tRNA preQ1(34) S-adenosylmethionine ribosyltransferase-isomerase QueA produces MSLLTKDFSYHLPDELIASKPLAERSASRMMVIHRDTGVIEHRMFTDFPEYLRADDLLVLNDTKVIPARVFSDDGKIELLCLDRLSPTEWRCLVRPGKKMREGRTVTAGGTTGTVVEVFENGDRLIRWDAPVDLDKHGHLALPHYMNREDELSDRERYQTVFAREEGAIAAPTAGLHFTPELLAQIPHAFLTLHVGVGTFRPVSVENLSEHVMHSERYAVTRDTAAKVNAASRVIAVGTTVTRVLESLRTDDGRRIAEDDQRGETDIFIHPPYRFGVIGGLLTNFHLPESTLIMLVSAFAGRELVLDAYRQAVERRYRFYSYGDCMLLI; encoded by the coding sequence ATGAGCCTGCTGACGAAAGATTTCTCCTACCATCTGCCGGACGAACTGATCGCATCCAAGCCACTGGCGGAGCGTTCCGCCTCCCGCATGATGGTGATCCACCGGGACACCGGCGTCATCGAGCACCGCATGTTCACGGACTTTCCGGAGTATCTCCGCGCGGACGATCTGCTCGTGCTCAATGACACGAAAGTCATCCCAGCCCGCGTGTTTTCCGACGATGGCAAGATCGAGCTGCTCTGCCTGGACCGGCTTTCCCCGACCGAGTGGCGCTGCCTCGTCCGCCCCGGGAAAAAAATGCGCGAAGGCAGGACGGTCACCGCCGGAGGAACTACGGGAACCGTAGTCGAAGTTTTCGAAAACGGCGACCGCCTGATCCGCTGGGATGCCCCCGTGGACCTGGACAAGCACGGCCACCTGGCCCTGCCCCACTACATGAACCGGGAGGACGAACTGTCCGACCGGGAGCGTTACCAGACCGTCTTCGCCCGCGAGGAAGGCGCCATCGCCGCGCCCACCGCCGGCCTGCATTTCACCCCGGAGCTGCTGGCGCAAATCCCGCACGCATTCCTCACCCTGCATGTCGGTGTGGGCACCTTCCGCCCGGTGAGCGTCGAGAACCTTTCCGAGCACGTGATGCACTCGGAACGCTACGCCGTCACCCGGGACACCGCCGCCAAGGTGAACGCCGCCTCACGCGTCATCGCCGTGGGCACCACCGTCACCCGCGTGCTGGAGTCCCTGCGCACGGACGACGGCCGGAGGATCGCGGAGGACGACCAGCGCGGGGAGACGGACATCTTCATCCACCCGCCCTACCGGTTCGGTGTGATCGGCGGCCTGCTGACGAATTTCCACCTGCCGGAAAGCACGTTGATCATGCTGGTGAGCGCTTTCGCCGGACGGGAGCTGGTGCTGGACGCCTACCGCCAGGCGGTCGAGCGTCGCTACCGTTTTTACAGCTACGGGGACTGCATGCTGTTGATTTGA